One window of Branchiostoma lanceolatum isolate klBraLanc5 chromosome 8, klBraLanc5.hap2, whole genome shotgun sequence genomic DNA carries:
- the LOC136440357 gene encoding glutamate receptor ionotropic, NMDA 2A-like isoform X1: MDTCSLTQITSQRKSAKNSCKFSKFPFVEIVTRGCTRAGTPREDVMKRMEMMSRKGANFAAFFLVVWTFLARAQDNGTLWMERTLTLAAILESEEEITAFLEGVRTQGPIRGNDVAVVSMVANNSNPMGTMVWACDEAVPRGPDAILFAGGHDTSLLSARYVMMVAKYLDIPVISAYRGMSGVVARQEELPNFVHLGVSVDQEYSALMSILKYFFLTRFSIITTLHTGHKAFIRYFQEQTEKEGDAWGVEGVLTLDLDSMEMMDLYMSLARDITSSIILLYCTKQEATVLLPAAEFVGKFMENSVWIVPEIVIGDLDSALSAPYEYPVGLLGIKYESPSYSTRKMTLDGLSVYRTAMEKYLAKGDVLDTFMSDTCWNYTTRTKSDSLSFKDFLQNASIPERDIQFGADGFVDSPNFAILNLASTGTWQRVGSIIMNRISLNGIIWPGNSYLPPRPVVQRHLKVVTIEEEPFVIVTDLHPVTGDCIKAALPCTKFDSHGQEEDKCCTGFCMDMLEQLKDDAWFTVEIYVVADGRHGTVQSGHWNGVIGDLINGTADMAVGSLTITEERLEAVDFSVPFIETGLKVLVAKKKGVVSPSAFLEPYDATLWIIIAVLIINVITCALWLFEKSRPGQAEHPQKDPSKRFAPFHALWLLWTLLFNNTMPLIRVPKGLASKFMVCVWAMFSTIFIASYTANLAAFMIQEQVSEKITGLTDPRFQRPEEFQPSFKFGSVVGTSMEMKIRDNYPRMYSYMQKFNTRSAKEAVEALKKRELDSFIYDAVVLEYLAGKDDGCNLVTVGNVFASTGYGVAFPKGSQWKSTIDLLILSYNDNGYLDMFKSQWVEGLCSRKQELEKNTHRLAIENCSGVFILLLAAIALSLVIFCLEHIVYKYLVFIGKWPILSDSEIPPSPVYENVQGTGSLRINGAERVVVTEHKVVAHVGDVFDDECPGCQVAQEQIHALSSQVRHGNEQLRKAFTRLGELEGDVSTNREVVPEVLNVHKLVNEDVTARVPEQPGAPMSLHDVVQQLTGGDGAEDEGSSHEYENSSQADSSGNVSCPETAKHTNED; the protein is encoded by the exons ATGGACACGTGCTCGCTTACACAGATAACAAGTCAGAGAAAAAGTGCGAAAAATTCTTGCAAATTCTCGAAATTTCCATTTGTAGAGATCGTCACGCGAGGTTGCACTAGGGCTGGTACACCCAGAGAGGATGTCATGAAGAGGATGGAGATGATGTCAAGGAAGGGAGCCAACTTCGCCGCATTTTTCCTCGTCGTTTGGACATTCTTGGCTCGTGCACAAGACAATGGCACACTATGGATGGAGAGAACCCTGACACTTGCCGCGATCCTCGAGTCCGAGGAAGAAATAACGGCTTTTCTAGAAGGCGTGAGAACACAAGGCCCCATCCGAGGCAACGACGTAGCCGTGGTGTCCATGGTGGCGAACAACAGTAACCCCATGGGCACCATGGTGTGGGCGTGTGACGAGGCCGTGCCCAGGGGCCCGGACGCCATCCTGTTCGCGGGAGGACACGACACGTCCCTCCTGTCGGCCAGATACGTCATGATGGTGGCCAAGTACCTGGACATCCCGGTCATCAGCGCCTACAGGGGCATGTCCGGCGTCGTGGCTAGACAG GAAGAACTTCCAAACTTCGTGCATCTGGGCGTGTCTGTTGATCAGGAGTACTCTGCCCTCATGAGTATCCTGAAGTACTTCTTCCTGACCCGTTTCTCCATCATCACGACTCTGCACACCGGACACAAGGCGTTCATCCGATACTTCCAGGAACAGACGGAGAAGGAGG GTGACGCCTGGGGTGTGGAAGGCGTCTTGACCCTTGACCTGGACAGTATGGAAATGATGGATCTGTACATGTCTCTAGCCCGGGACATAACCTCCAGTATCATCCTGCTGTACTGCACCAAGCAGGAGGCCACCGTCCTCCTACCGGCGGCAGAATTTGTCGGCAAGTTTATGGAAAACTCCGTGTGGATCGTACCGGAGATCGTTATCGGTGATCTGGACAGCGCGCTTTCAGCACCGTACGAGTACCCGGTGGGACTGCTTGGGATCAAGTACGAGAGTCCGTCTTACAGTACCAGGAAGATGACCCTGGACGGACTGTCTGTTTACAGGACGGCTATGGAGAAGTACCTTGCCAAGGGAGACGTGTTGGATACGTTTATGAGTGACACCTGCTGGAACTACACTACACGGACGAAAAGCGACAGCTTATCTTTTAAAGA CTTTCTGCAAAATGCCTCAATTCCCGAGCGTGACATCCAATTCGGCGCTGATGGTTTCGTTGACAGTCCAAACTTCGCCATCTTAAACTTGGCCTCCACCGGAACATGGCAAAGG GTCGGGTCCATCATCATGAACCGGATCTCCCTGAACGGCATCATCTGGCCGGGTAACTCGTACCTGCCGCCCCGCCCGGTCGTGCAGCGCCATCTCAAGGTCGTCACCATCGAGGAGGAGCCGTTCGTCATCGTCACGGACCTGCACCCCGTCACCGGAGACTGCATCAAGGCGGCGCTGCCCTGCACCAAGTTCGACTCCCATGGACA GGAGGAAGATAAGTGCTGCACTGGTTTCTGCATGGACATGCTGGAGCAGCTGAAGGACGACGCGTGGTTCACGGTGGAGATTTACGTGGTGGCGGACGGACGGCACGGGACGGTACAGAGCGGCCATTGGAACGGCGTCATCGGTGACCTCATCAACGGAACGGCTGACATGGCCGTAG GGTCTCTTACGATCACAGAGGAACGTCTGGAGGCAGTTGACTTCTCCGTGCCCTTCATTGAGACAGGCTTAAAGGTGCTGGTAGCGAAGAAGAAGGGCGTCGTGTCACCATCAGCCTTTCTTG AACCATACGATGCCACGTTATGGATCATCATAGCCGTGCTCATCATCAACGTCATCACCTGTGCGCTCTGGCTCTTCGAGAAGTCTCGACCTGGTCAAGCCGAACATCCACAGAAAG ATCCATCGAAGCGATTTGCTCCTTTCCACGCCCTCTGGCTGCTGTGGACGCTCCTTTTCAACAACACCATGCCCCTCATCCGCGTTCCCAAGGGCCTGGCGTCCAAGTtcatggtgtgtgtgtgggccATGTTCTCAACCATCTTCATAGCCTCGTACACAGCCAACCTGGCGGCCTTCATGATCCAGGAGCAAGTCAGCGAGAAGATCACGGGACTGACGGATCCAAGA TTCCAACGCCCAGAGGAGTTTCAGCCGTCCTTCAAGTTCGGAAGTGTTGTAGGTACCAGCATGGAGATGAAAATCCGAGACAACTACCCGCGGATGTACAGCTACATGCAGAAGTTTAACACCAGGTCTGCCAAGGAGGCAGTAGAAGCTCTTAAGAAAAG GGAGCTGGACAGTTTCATCTACGACGCAGTCGTGCTGGAGTACCTGGCCGGAAAGGACGACGGCTGTAACCTGGTGACTGTCGGGAACGTTTTCGCCTCCACAGGATACGGGGTGGCTTTCCCAAAAGGCTCCCAGTGGAAGAGCACCATTGACTTACTAATACTGTCCTACAATGATAATG GGTACCTGGACATGTTTAAGAGTCAGTGGGTGGAGGGGCTCTGCAGCAGGAAACAGGAGCTGGAGAAAAACACCCATCGCCTCGCCATTGAGAACTGTTCAG GAGTCTTCATCCTGCTCCTTGCTGCCATCGCGCTAAGCCTGGTTATCTTCTGTCTGGAACATATCGTATACAAATACTTGGTGTTCATCGGCAAATGGCCCATACTGTCAGACAGTGAGATCCCGCCGTCTCCTGTGTACGAGAACGTACAG GGCACCGGAAGCCTCCGGATAAACGGCGCAGAGCGGGTCGTGGTGACGGAACACAAGGTCGTCGCGCATGTCGGGGACGTGTTCGATGATGAGTGTCCCGGATGTCAGGTGGCCCAGGAGCAGATCCATGCGCTGTCGTCACAGGTGCGTCATGGGAACGAACAGCTACGGAAGGCCTTCACACGACTCGGGGAGCTGGAGGGTGACGTGTCAACAAATAG GGAGGTGGTTCCCGAAGTTTTGAATGTTCACAAACTTGTAAATGAAGACGTCACAGCGAGAGTACCTGAGCAGCCTGGTGCCCCGATGTCCCTCCATGACGTGGTACAACAACTGACGGGCGGCGATGGGGCAGAGGACGAGGGGAGCTCTCACGAATACGAGAACAGCAGCCAAGCAGATTCCTCTGGTAACGTCTCTTGTCCGGAAACTGCGAAGCATACCAATGAGGACTGA
- the LOC136440357 gene encoding glutamate receptor ionotropic, NMDA 2A-like isoform X2, with product MKRMEMMSRKGANFAAFFLVVWTFLARAQDNGTLWMERTLTLAAILESEEEITAFLEGVRTQGPIRGNDVAVVSMVANNSNPMGTMVWACDEAVPRGPDAILFAGGHDTSLLSARYVMMVAKYLDIPVISAYRGMSGVVARQEELPNFVHLGVSVDQEYSALMSILKYFFLTRFSIITTLHTGHKAFIRYFQEQTEKEGDAWGVEGVLTLDLDSMEMMDLYMSLARDITSSIILLYCTKQEATVLLPAAEFVGKFMENSVWIVPEIVIGDLDSALSAPYEYPVGLLGIKYESPSYSTRKMTLDGLSVYRTAMEKYLAKGDVLDTFMSDTCWNYTTRTKSDSLSFKDFLQNASIPERDIQFGADGFVDSPNFAILNLASTGTWQRVGSIIMNRISLNGIIWPGNSYLPPRPVVQRHLKVVTIEEEPFVIVTDLHPVTGDCIKAALPCTKFDSHGQEEDKCCTGFCMDMLEQLKDDAWFTVEIYVVADGRHGTVQSGHWNGVIGDLINGTADMAVGSLTITEERLEAVDFSVPFIETGLKVLVAKKKGVVSPSAFLEPYDATLWIIIAVLIINVITCALWLFEKSRPGQAEHPQKDPSKRFAPFHALWLLWTLLFNNTMPLIRVPKGLASKFMVCVWAMFSTIFIASYTANLAAFMIQEQVSEKITGLTDPRFQRPEEFQPSFKFGSVVGTSMEMKIRDNYPRMYSYMQKFNTRSAKEAVEALKKRELDSFIYDAVVLEYLAGKDDGCNLVTVGNVFASTGYGVAFPKGSQWKSTIDLLILSYNDNGYLDMFKSQWVEGLCSRKQELEKNTHRLAIENCSGVFILLLAAIALSLVIFCLEHIVYKYLVFIGKWPILSDSEIPPSPVYENVQGTGSLRINGAERVVVTEHKVVAHVGDVFDDECPGCQVAQEQIHALSSQVRHGNEQLRKAFTRLGELEGDVSTNREVVPEVLNVHKLVNEDVTARVPEQPGAPMSLHDVVQQLTGGDGAEDEGSSHEYENSSQADSSGNVSCPETAKHTNED from the exons ATGAAGAGGATGGAGATGATGTCAAGGAAGGGAGCCAACTTCGCCGCATTTTTCCTCGTCGTTTGGACATTCTTGGCTCGTGCACAAGACAATGGCACACTATGGATGGAGAGAACCCTGACACTTGCCGCGATCCTCGAGTCCGAGGAAGAAATAACGGCTTTTCTAGAAGGCGTGAGAACACAAGGCCCCATCCGAGGCAACGACGTAGCCGTGGTGTCCATGGTGGCGAACAACAGTAACCCCATGGGCACCATGGTGTGGGCGTGTGACGAGGCCGTGCCCAGGGGCCCGGACGCCATCCTGTTCGCGGGAGGACACGACACGTCCCTCCTGTCGGCCAGATACGTCATGATGGTGGCCAAGTACCTGGACATCCCGGTCATCAGCGCCTACAGGGGCATGTCCGGCGTCGTGGCTAGACAG GAAGAACTTCCAAACTTCGTGCATCTGGGCGTGTCTGTTGATCAGGAGTACTCTGCCCTCATGAGTATCCTGAAGTACTTCTTCCTGACCCGTTTCTCCATCATCACGACTCTGCACACCGGACACAAGGCGTTCATCCGATACTTCCAGGAACAGACGGAGAAGGAGG GTGACGCCTGGGGTGTGGAAGGCGTCTTGACCCTTGACCTGGACAGTATGGAAATGATGGATCTGTACATGTCTCTAGCCCGGGACATAACCTCCAGTATCATCCTGCTGTACTGCACCAAGCAGGAGGCCACCGTCCTCCTACCGGCGGCAGAATTTGTCGGCAAGTTTATGGAAAACTCCGTGTGGATCGTACCGGAGATCGTTATCGGTGATCTGGACAGCGCGCTTTCAGCACCGTACGAGTACCCGGTGGGACTGCTTGGGATCAAGTACGAGAGTCCGTCTTACAGTACCAGGAAGATGACCCTGGACGGACTGTCTGTTTACAGGACGGCTATGGAGAAGTACCTTGCCAAGGGAGACGTGTTGGATACGTTTATGAGTGACACCTGCTGGAACTACACTACACGGACGAAAAGCGACAGCTTATCTTTTAAAGA CTTTCTGCAAAATGCCTCAATTCCCGAGCGTGACATCCAATTCGGCGCTGATGGTTTCGTTGACAGTCCAAACTTCGCCATCTTAAACTTGGCCTCCACCGGAACATGGCAAAGG GTCGGGTCCATCATCATGAACCGGATCTCCCTGAACGGCATCATCTGGCCGGGTAACTCGTACCTGCCGCCCCGCCCGGTCGTGCAGCGCCATCTCAAGGTCGTCACCATCGAGGAGGAGCCGTTCGTCATCGTCACGGACCTGCACCCCGTCACCGGAGACTGCATCAAGGCGGCGCTGCCCTGCACCAAGTTCGACTCCCATGGACA GGAGGAAGATAAGTGCTGCACTGGTTTCTGCATGGACATGCTGGAGCAGCTGAAGGACGACGCGTGGTTCACGGTGGAGATTTACGTGGTGGCGGACGGACGGCACGGGACGGTACAGAGCGGCCATTGGAACGGCGTCATCGGTGACCTCATCAACGGAACGGCTGACATGGCCGTAG GGTCTCTTACGATCACAGAGGAACGTCTGGAGGCAGTTGACTTCTCCGTGCCCTTCATTGAGACAGGCTTAAAGGTGCTGGTAGCGAAGAAGAAGGGCGTCGTGTCACCATCAGCCTTTCTTG AACCATACGATGCCACGTTATGGATCATCATAGCCGTGCTCATCATCAACGTCATCACCTGTGCGCTCTGGCTCTTCGAGAAGTCTCGACCTGGTCAAGCCGAACATCCACAGAAAG ATCCATCGAAGCGATTTGCTCCTTTCCACGCCCTCTGGCTGCTGTGGACGCTCCTTTTCAACAACACCATGCCCCTCATCCGCGTTCCCAAGGGCCTGGCGTCCAAGTtcatggtgtgtgtgtgggccATGTTCTCAACCATCTTCATAGCCTCGTACACAGCCAACCTGGCGGCCTTCATGATCCAGGAGCAAGTCAGCGAGAAGATCACGGGACTGACGGATCCAAGA TTCCAACGCCCAGAGGAGTTTCAGCCGTCCTTCAAGTTCGGAAGTGTTGTAGGTACCAGCATGGAGATGAAAATCCGAGACAACTACCCGCGGATGTACAGCTACATGCAGAAGTTTAACACCAGGTCTGCCAAGGAGGCAGTAGAAGCTCTTAAGAAAAG GGAGCTGGACAGTTTCATCTACGACGCAGTCGTGCTGGAGTACCTGGCCGGAAAGGACGACGGCTGTAACCTGGTGACTGTCGGGAACGTTTTCGCCTCCACAGGATACGGGGTGGCTTTCCCAAAAGGCTCCCAGTGGAAGAGCACCATTGACTTACTAATACTGTCCTACAATGATAATG GGTACCTGGACATGTTTAAGAGTCAGTGGGTGGAGGGGCTCTGCAGCAGGAAACAGGAGCTGGAGAAAAACACCCATCGCCTCGCCATTGAGAACTGTTCAG GAGTCTTCATCCTGCTCCTTGCTGCCATCGCGCTAAGCCTGGTTATCTTCTGTCTGGAACATATCGTATACAAATACTTGGTGTTCATCGGCAAATGGCCCATACTGTCAGACAGTGAGATCCCGCCGTCTCCTGTGTACGAGAACGTACAG GGCACCGGAAGCCTCCGGATAAACGGCGCAGAGCGGGTCGTGGTGACGGAACACAAGGTCGTCGCGCATGTCGGGGACGTGTTCGATGATGAGTGTCCCGGATGTCAGGTGGCCCAGGAGCAGATCCATGCGCTGTCGTCACAGGTGCGTCATGGGAACGAACAGCTACGGAAGGCCTTCACACGACTCGGGGAGCTGGAGGGTGACGTGTCAACAAATAG GGAGGTGGTTCCCGAAGTTTTGAATGTTCACAAACTTGTAAATGAAGACGTCACAGCGAGAGTACCTGAGCAGCCTGGTGCCCCGATGTCCCTCCATGACGTGGTACAACAACTGACGGGCGGCGATGGGGCAGAGGACGAGGGGAGCTCTCACGAATACGAGAACAGCAGCCAAGCAGATTCCTCTGGTAACGTCTCTTGTCCGGAAACTGCGAAGCATACCAATGAGGACTGA